From the Leucobacter tenebrionis genome, one window contains:
- a CDS encoding exonuclease domain-containing protein, translated as MSGFAVIDFETTGFMPERTDRVVEVGVVLLDEECRREGTWTTLVNPKRDVGASHVHGITAGDVLDAPEFSEISDHLLGLVSGRAVVAHNASFDMRFLHRELLRAGYRVDERPRALCSMKWSGRLLGAAKLDHCCEALGIPLDNAHTALADAEATGQLLLQLLKLGGTLPEWEHDFSVAHSFGWPAPRRRASETRTVTRRAENSAHPGSWMEDVLTDAWIPGASTDEAAYLVALNNSLLDFHVSTTEGRELVEIARVSGLSGVRVLELHREHLERLAAEAWSDGTLADDELLALCKSAVCLGLTAADVMAALDANRDVRTAPREALLQTGDRVVFTGALVKPREAWIGEIVAAGLVTGGISRSTRVVVAADPDSLSGKAVKARDYGIPVIDERAFEKYFEEYLETRRQMVL; from the coding sequence ATGTCAGGATTCGCGGTGATCGACTTCGAAACCACGGGTTTCATGCCCGAGCGCACTGATCGAGTCGTGGAAGTCGGAGTGGTACTGCTCGATGAGGAGTGTCGCCGAGAGGGAACCTGGACGACGTTGGTGAACCCGAAGCGAGATGTCGGCGCGAGTCATGTGCACGGCATCACAGCAGGTGATGTTCTTGATGCTCCTGAGTTCTCGGAGATCAGCGACCACCTGCTCGGGCTTGTTTCGGGGCGTGCGGTTGTCGCGCACAATGCGAGCTTCGATATGCGCTTTCTGCATCGAGAGCTTCTGCGGGCGGGCTACCGGGTCGATGAGCGCCCGCGGGCGCTGTGCTCGATGAAGTGGTCAGGTCGGCTGCTGGGCGCGGCAAAACTGGATCACTGCTGCGAGGCGCTCGGGATCCCGCTCGATAACGCGCACACGGCGCTCGCGGATGCTGAGGCGACCGGGCAGCTTCTGCTCCAGCTGTTGAAGCTCGGAGGGACACTGCCGGAATGGGAGCATGACTTCTCCGTGGCTCATTCGTTCGGGTGGCCGGCTCCTCGACGACGAGCGTCGGAGACTCGGACCGTCACGAGGCGGGCGGAGAACAGCGCGCATCCGGGTTCGTGGATGGAGGATGTGCTTACCGATGCCTGGATCCCCGGTGCCTCGACGGATGAGGCCGCGTATCTCGTAGCACTCAATAACTCGCTTCTCGACTTCCATGTTTCGACGACCGAGGGGCGTGAACTGGTCGAGATCGCGCGGGTTTCTGGGCTGTCCGGTGTTCGCGTGCTCGAGTTGCATCGTGAACACCTTGAACGGCTCGCGGCGGAAGCCTGGTCGGACGGGACGCTTGCTGATGACGAGCTGCTCGCGCTCTGCAAGTCGGCCGTCTGCTTAGGTCTGACCGCCGCCGATGTGATGGCGGCGCTGGATGCCAATCGAGACGTTCGTACCGCGCCTCGGGAGGCTCTCCTCCAGACCGGAGACCGAGTGGTGTTCACCGGCGCCCTCGTGAAGCCGCGAGAGGCGTGGATTGGTGAGATCGTCGCGGCTGGGCTGGTCACGGGAGGCATCTCCAGGTCGACTCGCGTGGTAGTCGCCGCCGATCCTGATTCGCTCAGCGGCAAGGCGGTGAAAGCACGCGATTACGGCATCCCCGTGATCGATGAGCGAGCCTTCGAGAAGTACTTCGAGGAGTACCTGGAGACTCGACGCCAGATGGTGTTGTGA
- a CDS encoding DUF4342 domain-containing protein: MTENSGNTGNSDWYEEFKVKGDELMAKVREIIEEGNARRLYIKRENGETIFEIPLTAGVAVTAASAVLAPILVAVGAVAALATSVTIGVERPKAEEEDESGSKPDVLEDTE, translated from the coding sequence ATGACCGAGAACAGCGGCAACACCGGCAACAGCGACTGGTACGAAGAATTCAAGGTCAAGGGCGACGAGCTCATGGCCAAGGTGCGCGAGATCATCGAGGAGGGCAACGCTCGCAGGCTCTACATCAAACGGGAGAACGGCGAGACGATCTTCGAGATCCCGCTGACCGCGGGCGTCGCCGTCACCGCCGCGAGCGCCGTGCTCGCCCCGATCCTCGTCGCGGTCGGCGCAGTCGCCGCGCTCGCCACCAGCGTCACGATCGGTGTGGAGCGGCCGAAAGCAGAGGAGGAGGACGAGAGTGGGTCGAAGCCCGACGTGTTGGAGGATACGGAGTAG
- a CDS encoding AI-2E family transporter: MTNGQAAGSRGLAPSLKVLLGLAAAVIVLVGMSLGRELIGPLAVAAVIVIICNPVRRPLERLGLPGWLATTAVILLSWAVLIVLALMLAYAGVEFANLVVDYYDELRQTVENVHALLTELGLETQIVQTVTSIFTPSNIVRLISQFGSGTLAVLTALFFIFAYAIFMSADASRFGRAAREFGSSARSGIRRVAAFNSSVRRYYVVNAVFGLIVAVIDGLALWWLGIPAPIVWAILAFVTNFVPNIGFVLGLVPPMILALVVSGWPMMIGVVVIYSVVNVVLQVLVQPKFVSDAVNLSLTLSFFSVLFWTFIIGPLGAILSIPLTLLVRALILEGDPGATWLRWLSGDDTAVPAAVDGKR; encoded by the coding sequence ATGACGAACGGACAAGCTGCGGGGTCGCGGGGCCTCGCCCCCTCCCTGAAGGTGCTGCTCGGACTCGCGGCCGCGGTGATCGTGCTCGTGGGCATGTCGCTCGGCCGCGAGCTCATCGGTCCGCTGGCCGTGGCGGCCGTCATCGTCATCATCTGCAACCCGGTGCGTCGGCCGCTCGAGCGCCTCGGGCTGCCGGGTTGGCTCGCGACGACGGCGGTGATCCTGCTCTCCTGGGCCGTGCTCATCGTGCTCGCCCTGATGCTCGCCTACGCCGGTGTCGAGTTCGCGAACCTCGTCGTCGACTACTACGACGAACTGCGCCAGACGGTGGAGAACGTGCACGCCCTGCTCACGGAACTCGGCCTCGAGACCCAGATCGTGCAGACCGTCACCTCGATATTCACGCCATCGAACATCGTGCGGCTGATCTCGCAGTTCGGATCGGGCACCCTGGCCGTGCTGACCGCCCTGTTCTTCATCTTCGCCTACGCGATCTTCATGTCGGCCGACGCGAGTCGTTTCGGCCGTGCTGCGCGGGAGTTCGGATCCTCCGCGCGATCCGGCATCCGCCGCGTCGCCGCGTTCAACAGCAGCGTGCGCCGCTACTACGTGGTGAACGCGGTGTTCGGCCTCATCGTCGCGGTCATCGACGGTCTCGCCCTGTGGTGGCTCGGCATCCCCGCACCGATCGTGTGGGCGATCCTCGCGTTCGTCACCAACTTCGTGCCCAACATCGGCTTCGTGCTCGGCCTCGTACCGCCGATGATCCTCGCGCTCGTGGTGAGCGGCTGGCCCATGATGATCGGCGTGGTCGTGATCTACTCGGTCGTCAACGTCGTGCTGCAGGTGCTCGTGCAGCCGAAGTTCGTGAGCGACGCGGTCAACCTGTCGCTGACGCTCAGCTTCTTCTCGGTGCTGTTCTGGACCTTCATCATCGGGCCGCTCGGCGCGATCCTCTCGATCCCGCTCACCCTGCTGGTGCGGGCGCTGATCCTCGAGGGCGACCCCGGAGCGACCTGGCTGCGCTGGCTATCGGGAGACGACACCGCGGTACCCGCGGCGGTCGATGGGAAACGCTGA
- a CDS encoding class II glutamine amidotransferase — MCRWLAYLGSAIPLEDVLVRPDHSLIDQSLLARDLYLPGDPRASQFRGSAFPTNGDGFGIAWRGRAGTLGQYRQIDPAWGSRNLRHLAAQIESGCFLAHVRAAPGGTIAEQNCHPFVHDGWMFQHNGEIHGFSSLKRELTFAVDAELYPSILGNSDSEVCFYLALSYGLREDPVAALSRMVGRVERARRKNGVAEPFRATICASDGSRLVVLRWVSPDAPGAAAPTLFHSAGATILRTVDGTEDRLPADAQLVVSEPLELHWSSRTWAEVPVGAIGVFRRGEAPEFTALEPDAPQPRGRPVPA, encoded by the coding sequence ATGTGCCGTTGGCTCGCGTATCTGGGGTCGGCGATCCCGCTCGAGGACGTGCTCGTGCGGCCCGACCACTCGCTCATCGACCAGAGCCTGCTCGCGCGCGATCTGTACCTGCCCGGCGATCCGAGGGCGTCGCAGTTCCGGGGGAGCGCCTTCCCGACGAACGGCGACGGGTTCGGGATCGCCTGGCGCGGCCGGGCGGGCACCCTGGGGCAGTACCGGCAGATCGACCCGGCCTGGGGCAGCCGGAATCTGCGGCACCTCGCGGCCCAGATCGAATCGGGCTGCTTCCTCGCGCACGTGCGGGCCGCGCCCGGCGGCACGATCGCCGAGCAGAACTGCCACCCGTTCGTGCACGACGGGTGGATGTTCCAGCACAACGGCGAGATCCACGGCTTCTCGTCGCTGAAGCGCGAGCTGACCTTCGCGGTCGACGCGGAGCTCTACCCGTCGATCCTCGGCAACTCCGACTCCGAGGTGTGCTTCTATCTCGCGCTGAGCTACGGGCTGCGCGAGGATCCGGTCGCGGCCCTGAGCCGCATGGTCGGGCGGGTGGAGCGCGCCCGGCGCAAGAACGGGGTGGCCGAGCCGTTCCGTGCGACGATCTGCGCCTCGGACGGTTCGCGGCTCGTCGTGCTGCGGTGGGTGAGCCCTGACGCGCCGGGCGCTGCGGCGCCGACGCTGTTCCACTCGGCGGGCGCCACGATACTGCGCACCGTCGACGGAACGGAGGATCGGCTGCCGGCGGACGCGCAGCTGGTCGTCTCCGAGCCCCTCGAACTGCACTGGAGCAGCCGCACCTGGGCGGAGGTGCCCGTGGGAGCCATCGGGGTGTTCCGTCGCGGCGAGGCGCCCGAGTTCACGGCTCTCGAGCCCGACGCTCCTCAGCCGCGTGGCCGGCCCGTGCCCGCGTAG
- a CDS encoding LLM class flavin-dependent oxidoreductase gives MRRSSNPKEPPVSAATAASAAPAESAAPAASPRQVRFNAFDMNCVAHQSSGLWRHPDDQAWRYKDIEYWTNLARIAERGLFDSIFIADVLGTYDVYGGNDIAAIRNGAQVPVNDPVQLAAVMAAVTEHVGFGITAGTAFEHPVPFARRLSTLDHLTKGRVGWNVVTGYLPSAARNLGQDDQLEHDQRYDHADEYLEVIYKLLEGSWEDDAVVRDRERGVFTEPDKVHHIGHHGTHFKVPGIHLSEPSPQRTPLVFQAGASPRGIRFAAQNAEAIFIASPTKAVAKQSVDAIRAALVEAGRSPDAAKIYLLLTIITDETDELAEAKHREYLSYVNAEGALTFLSGWMGVDLSQHELDEPLGNVRSNAIQSTVAAFQADNPEGRAWTVRDMVEWNGIAGLGATVVGSGSTVADQLQQIVAETGVDGFNLAYAITPGTFEDVVEHVVPELQRRGAYPTEYAPGTLRQKLFGAGDRLPDDHRGSRYRVGGPLSTIDDYAGTGRPRG, from the coding sequence ATGCGGCGATCCTCGAATCCGAAGGAGCCCCCCGTGTCCGCAGCAACCGCAGCATCAGCCGCGCCCGCCGAATCAGCCGCGCCCGCCGCATCGCCCCGGCAGGTCCGGTTCAACGCCTTCGACATGAACTGCGTGGCCCACCAGAGCTCGGGGCTGTGGCGCCACCCCGACGACCAGGCGTGGCGCTACAAGGACATCGAGTACTGGACGAACCTCGCGCGCATCGCCGAGCGCGGCCTGTTCGACAGCATCTTCATCGCCGACGTGCTCGGCACCTACGACGTGTACGGCGGCAACGACATCGCGGCGATCCGCAACGGCGCGCAGGTGCCCGTGAACGATCCGGTGCAGCTGGCCGCGGTGATGGCGGCGGTCACCGAGCATGTCGGATTCGGGATCACGGCGGGCACCGCGTTCGAGCACCCGGTGCCGTTCGCACGCCGCCTCTCGACCCTCGACCACCTCACCAAGGGACGGGTGGGCTGGAACGTGGTGACCGGCTACCTGCCCTCGGCCGCGCGCAACCTGGGTCAGGACGACCAGCTCGAGCACGACCAGCGCTACGACCACGCCGACGAGTACCTCGAGGTGATCTACAAGCTGCTCGAGGGCTCCTGGGAAGACGACGCGGTGGTGCGGGATCGCGAGCGCGGCGTCTTCACCGAGCCCGACAAGGTGCACCACATCGGTCACCACGGCACGCACTTCAAGGTGCCCGGGATCCACCTCTCCGAGCCGTCCCCGCAGCGCACCCCGCTCGTCTTCCAGGCGGGTGCGTCACCCAGGGGCATCCGCTTCGCCGCGCAGAACGCCGAGGCGATCTTCATCGCCTCGCCCACGAAGGCGGTCGCGAAGCAGAGCGTCGATGCGATCCGCGCCGCGCTCGTCGAGGCCGGCCGCTCCCCCGACGCCGCCAAGATCTACCTGCTGCTCACGATCATCACCGACGAGACCGACGAGCTCGCCGAGGCGAAGCACCGCGAGTACCTGTCGTACGTCAACGCCGAGGGCGCTCTCACCTTCCTGTCGGGGTGGATGGGCGTCGACCTCTCGCAGCACGAGCTCGACGAGCCGCTCGGCAACGTGCGCAGCAACGCGATCCAGTCGACGGTCGCCGCGTTCCAGGCCGACAACCCCGAGGGTCGGGCGTGGACCGTGCGCGACATGGTCGAGTGGAACGGGATCGCGGGCCTCGGCGCCACGGTCGTGGGTTCGGGATCGACCGTGGCCGACCAGCTGCAGCAGATCGTCGCGGAGACCGGCGTCGACGGCTTCAACCTCGCCTACGCCATCACCCCCGGCACGTTCGAGGACGTGGTCGAGCACGTCGTGCCCGAGCTGCAGCGCCGCGGCGCGTACCCCACCGAGTACGCGCCCGGAACGCTGCGTCAGAAGCTCTTCGGCGCCGGCGACCGGCTGCCCGACGATCACCGCGGATCGCGCTACCGCGTCGGCGGGCCGCTCTCGACGATCGACGACTACGCGGGCACGGGCCGGCCACGCGGCTGA
- a CDS encoding DUF488 domain-containing protein, which translates to MAHEFSVGDRVSLSPEADPPLFTVGHSNRELDEFIGLLEQSSVEAVVDVRKLPGSRRYPWFDAPVLEAALAERGIGFSRIEALTGRRPVNREVPFEVNAWWENRSFHNYADHALSEGFRDALAELRSVGSQRRTAVMCSEAVWWRCHRRIIADHLLAAGDEVQHILGPGQVKPAELSAGAVVGAGGEVTYPMGVLAAPAKGGEGRIP; encoded by the coding sequence ATGGCCCATGAATTCTCGGTCGGGGATCGCGTGTCCCTGAGCCCGGAGGCGGATCCGCCGCTCTTCACCGTCGGGCACTCGAACCGCGAGCTCGACGAGTTCATCGGCCTGCTCGAGCAGAGCTCGGTCGAGGCGGTGGTCGACGTGCGCAAGCTGCCCGGCTCCCGGCGCTACCCCTGGTTCGACGCCCCCGTCCTCGAAGCCGCACTCGCCGAGCGCGGGATCGGGTTCTCGCGGATCGAGGCGCTGACCGGCCGCCGTCCGGTGAACCGGGAGGTGCCGTTCGAGGTGAACGCGTGGTGGGAGAACCGCAGCTTCCACAACTACGCCGACCACGCGCTGTCCGAGGGGTTCCGCGACGCGCTGGCTGAGCTGAGGAGCGTCGGATCGCAGCGGCGCACCGCCGTGATGTGCTCGGAGGCCGTGTGGTGGCGATGCCACCGCAGGATCATCGCGGACCACCTGCTCGCCGCCGGCGACGAGGTGCAGCACATCCTCGGCCCCGGCCAGGTGAAACCCGCCGAGCTGAGCGCCGGCGCGGTCGTCGGGGCAGGCGGCGAGGTCACCTATCCGATGGGGGTACTCGCGGCCCCTGCCAAGGGCGGCGAGGGGCGCATACCCTAA
- a CDS encoding helix-turn-helix domain-containing protein, translating into MDVAAAIRDFLMTRRANVTPEQVGLPSAGRRRVAGLRREEVAMLAGVSVEYYVQIERGRLAGVSDDVLGAIARALLLDDVETSHLFDLAHAARDRASQRPRARAAQLPQGVRLLIDAMTGVPAMVQNSRLDILATNALGAAVFAPVLEAEAPNMARFVFFDARAPEFFTAWESIADDAAAMLRVHAGKNPYDRSLSDLVGELSTRSEHFAQRWAKHNVRAHHRGVKAIAHPTAGELTLGYESMQIPGRDELTLLSYLPEPGSPSAERLALLASWVTAEQRETQAQGEYRQSPR; encoded by the coding sequence ATGGATGTGGCAGCTGCGATCCGGGACTTCCTCATGACGCGTCGTGCGAATGTGACGCCGGAGCAGGTCGGGCTGCCCTCCGCGGGTCGCAGGCGGGTCGCCGGGCTGCGTCGCGAGGAGGTGGCGATGCTCGCCGGCGTGAGTGTCGAGTACTACGTGCAGATCGAACGGGGCAGGCTGGCGGGGGTCTCCGACGACGTGCTCGGAGCGATCGCCCGGGCGCTGCTGCTCGATGACGTCGAGACCTCGCACTTATTCGACCTCGCGCACGCGGCGCGGGATCGGGCGAGCCAGCGCCCACGTGCTCGTGCGGCGCAGCTTCCGCAGGGAGTGCGGCTGCTGATCGATGCGATGACCGGCGTGCCGGCGATGGTGCAGAACTCCCGACTCGACATTCTCGCCACCAACGCGCTCGGCGCCGCCGTCTTCGCGCCGGTGCTCGAGGCTGAGGCGCCGAACATGGCCCGCTTCGTGTTCTTCGACGCCCGAGCGCCCGAGTTCTTCACGGCGTGGGAGTCGATCGCCGACGATGCCGCGGCGATGCTCCGCGTGCACGCCGGCAAGAATCCGTACGACCGCTCCCTCTCGGACCTCGTGGGCGAACTGTCGACCCGCTCCGAGCACTTCGCCCAGCGCTGGGCCAAGCACAATGTGCGGGCGCATCACCGCGGCGTGAAGGCGATCGCGCACCCGACGGCAGGGGAACTGACCCTGGGGTACGAGTCCATGCAGATCCCGGGCCGCGACGAACTCACCCTGCTCAGCTATCTGCCCGAGCCCGGATCCCCGTCCGCGGAGCGGCTCGCCCTGCTCGCGAGCTGGGTCACGGCCGAGCAGAGGGAGACGCAGGCGCAAGGGGAGTACCGGCAGTCCCCCCGATAA
- a CDS encoding alpha/beta hydrolase codes for MESITFPNGPIDMAGNLFKPEGFDASKRYPAIVTVHPGGGVKEQTAGLYAEKLAARGYVTLAFDASHQGESGGEPRHLEDPYARVEDVRAAVDYLQTLDFVDAERIGALGVCAGGGYAVNAAMTDYRIKALTTVSAVNIGASFRRDWYGQNPDSAGVPTLQAVAQQRTAEAQGADIAYIPYVPVEPDENTPADMVEANEYYLTPRACHANAGNKFPLTRSVSRIFTFDAFHLVEDLLQQPLLVVAGSNAGSLWMSTELHGRARVAGKEFMLVDGATHMALYDVPEYVDPVAAKAAEFFGTHLAAAE; via the coding sequence ATGGAATCCATCACGTTCCCCAACGGCCCCATCGACATGGCTGGCAACCTGTTCAAGCCCGAAGGCTTCGACGCCTCGAAGCGCTACCCGGCCATCGTCACCGTGCACCCAGGCGGCGGGGTCAAGGAGCAGACCGCGGGTCTGTACGCCGAGAAGCTCGCCGCGCGGGGCTACGTGACCCTCGCGTTCGACGCCTCGCACCAGGGCGAGTCGGGCGGTGAGCCCCGCCACCTCGAGGATCCCTACGCCCGCGTCGAGGACGTGCGCGCGGCCGTCGACTACCTGCAGACGCTCGACTTCGTCGACGCCGAGCGGATCGGCGCTCTCGGCGTCTGCGCGGGCGGCGGGTACGCCGTCAACGCCGCGATGACCGATTACCGCATCAAGGCCCTGACGACCGTGAGCGCGGTCAACATCGGCGCCTCGTTCCGCCGCGACTGGTACGGCCAGAACCCCGATTCGGCCGGCGTGCCGACGCTGCAGGCCGTCGCGCAGCAGCGCACCGCCGAGGCGCAGGGCGCCGACATCGCGTACATTCCGTACGTGCCGGTCGAACCCGACGAGAACACGCCCGCAGACATGGTCGAGGCGAACGAGTACTACCTCACGCCGCGCGCCTGCCACGCGAACGCCGGCAACAAGTTCCCGCTGACGCGCAGCGTGTCGCGCATCTTCACCTTCGACGCGTTCCACCTGGTCGAGGATCTGCTGCAGCAGCCGCTGCTCGTCGTCGCCGGCTCGAACGCGGGATCGCTGTGGATGTCGACCGAGCTGCACGGCCGCGCCCGCGTCGCGGGCAAGGAGTTCATGCTCGTCGACGGCGCCACTCACATGGCGCTCTACGACGTGCCCGAGTACGTCGATCCGGTGGCTGCGAAGGCCGCGGAGTTCTTCGGCACGCACCTCGCAGCGGCCGAGTGA
- a CDS encoding PLDc N-terminal domain-containing protein — translation MNPLIPTTFDGVMIVACMFAAGLALIAMVSLFRTSLRPLQFLLWLLLIILVPFAGAIAWFLLRRTEPRSEAA, via the coding sequence ATGAACCCTCTAATTCCGACTACCTTTGACGGCGTCATGATCGTTGCTTGCATGTTCGCAGCCGGGCTCGCGCTGATCGCAATGGTGTCGCTGTTCCGGACGTCGCTGAGGCCACTCCAGTTTCTCTTGTGGCTTCTGCTGATCATCCTCGTGCCGTTTGCTGGCGCTATCGCATGGTTCCTTCTGCGGCGAACCGAGCCGCGCTCCGAGGCGGCGTAG
- a CDS encoding esterase/lipase family protein, whose product MKLARQAGWWIADYLYAGWWQARAFFSRADPRAFAEPGAGSGRAPILVIPGVYEPWRFMLPLIRDLHGRGHPVHVVDPLRSNRMPVPEGARLVDEYLEAHDLSGVMIVAHSKGGLIGKQVMSFGASARRVSRMVAISTPFGGSRYARFLLGATLRSFSPDNTTLARLAGSLEVNTRIVSVYPRFDPHIPEGSELAGARNVRVETGGHFRILAHPRAIAEVRRAADWRSARSP is encoded by the coding sequence ATGAAACTCGCACGGCAGGCGGGATGGTGGATCGCGGACTACCTCTACGCGGGGTGGTGGCAGGCGCGCGCGTTCTTCTCGCGGGCGGATCCGCGGGCGTTCGCCGAACCCGGCGCCGGGAGCGGGCGCGCTCCGATCCTCGTCATCCCCGGCGTCTACGAGCCCTGGCGATTCATGCTGCCGCTGATCCGCGATCTGCACGGCCGCGGCCATCCGGTGCACGTGGTGGATCCGCTGCGCAGCAACCGCATGCCCGTGCCCGAGGGAGCGCGCCTCGTCGACGAGTACCTCGAGGCCCACGACCTCAGCGGGGTGATGATCGTCGCGCATAGCAAGGGCGGCCTGATCGGCAAGCAGGTCATGTCGTTCGGGGCGTCGGCCCGGCGCGTCAGCCGCATGGTCGCGATCTCGACCCCGTTCGGCGGATCCCGCTACGCGCGCTTCCTGCTCGGAGCCACGCTGCGATCCTTCTCCCCCGACAATACGACGCTCGCGCGGCTCGCCGGCTCGCTCGAGGTGAACACGCGCATCGTCTCGGTCTATCCCCGCTTCGACCCGCACATTCCCGAGGGCAGCGAGCTCGCCGGCGCGCGCAACGTGCGCGTCGAGACGGGCGGGCACTTCCGCATCCTCGCCCACCCGCGCGCGATCGCCGAGGTGCGACGGGCGGCGGATTGGCGAAGTGCAAGGTCTCCGTGA